A region of Triplophysa dalaica isolate WHDGS20190420 chromosome 20, ASM1584641v1, whole genome shotgun sequence DNA encodes the following proteins:
- the psmb6 gene encoding proteasome subunit beta type-6, which translates to MAAAAASLHFSAQVSSLNNYNDLHPDWTQREVSTGTTIMAVEFDGGVVMGADSRTTTGSYIANRVTDKLTPIHDRIFCCRSGSAADTQAIADAVTYQLGFHSIELDEAPLVQTAASLFRDMCYRYREELMAGIIVAGWDQRRGGQVYTVPVGGMLTRQPVSVGGSGSSYIYGYVDSNYRTGMNKEECLKFTAGALTLAMERDGSSGGVVRMAIITEKGVERQVILGNQLPQFSTV; encoded by the exons ATGGCGGCGGCCGCAGCATCTCTACACTTTTCTGCTCAAGtttcatctttaaataattacaatgatTTACATCCGGATTGGACACAGAGGGAAGTTAGCACAGGG ACCACCATCATGGCTGTGGAGTTTGATGGTGGGGTGGTGATGGGTGCAGACTCCCGCACGACCACAGG ctCTTATATCGCCAACCGCGTGACCGATAAACTGACCCCCATCCATGACCGGATCTTCTGCTGTCGCTCTGGGTCAGCGGCCGACACACAGGCCATTGCCGATGCTGTCACCTACCAGCTGGGCTTCCACAG TATCGAACTGGATGAAGCTCCACTGGTCCAGACGGCAGCCAGTCTGTTTCGGGACATGTGCTACAGATACAGAGAAGAGCTAATGGCTGGAATCATCGTGGCTGGGTGGGACCAGCGTAGAGGTGGTCAG GTGTACACTGTACCTGTGGGGGGCATGTTGACTCGACAGCCGGTGTCAGTAGGTGGATCTGGCAGCAGCTACATCTACGGATACGTGGACTCAAACTACAGAACTGGCATGAACAAAGAGGAGTGTCTGAAGTTCACTGCTGGAG CGCTGACTCTGGCCATGGAGAGAGACGGCTCCAGCGGTGGGGTGGTGAGAATGGCTATCATCACAGAGAAGGGAGTGGAGAGACAGGTCATACTTGGAAACCAGTTGCCACAGTTCTCCACCGTCTGA